A DNA window from Vibrio cidicii contains the following coding sequences:
- the rplM gene encoding 50S ribosomal protein L13 yields MKTFVAKPETVKRDWYVVDAEGKTLGRLASEIASRLRGKHKAEYTPHVDTGDYIIVVNAEKVTVTGNKAAAKTYYRHTEFPGGIKSITFDKLIVRKPEMVIELAVKGMLPRGPLGRAMYRKLKVYAGAEHNHVAQQPKVLDI; encoded by the coding sequence ATGAAAACTTTCGTTGCTAAACCAGAAACTGTAAAACGCGACTGGTATGTTGTAGACGCTGAAGGTAAAACTCTTGGCCGTCTAGCAAGTGAAATTGCATCTCGCCTACGTGGCAAACACAAAGCTGAGTACACTCCACACGTTGACACTGGTGATTACATCATCGTTGTAAACGCGGAGAAAGTTACTGTAACTGGTAACAAAGCTGCAGCAAAAACTTACTACCGTCACACTGAATTCCCTGGTGGTATTAAGTCAATCACTTTTGACAAGCTGATTGTTCGTAAACCAGAAATGGTCATTGAGCTGGCAGTTAAAGGTATGCTACCACGTGGTCCTCTAGGCCGTGCTATGTACCGTAAGCTGAAAGTTTACGCTGGCGCTGAGCACAACCATGTTGCTCAACAACCAAAAGTACTAGACATCTAA
- the rpsI gene encoding 30S ribosomal protein S9, producing MAENQYYGTGRRKSSAARVFIKPGSGNIVINKRALEEYFGRPTSCMVVKQPLELVDMVEKLDLYVTVKGGGISGQAGAIRHGITRALMEYDESLRPALRAAGYVTRDARCVERKKVGLRKARRRPQFL from the coding sequence ATGGCAGAGAATCAATACTACGGCACTGGCCGTCGCAAAAGCTCAGCTGCACGTGTTTTCATCAAACCAGGCAGCGGCAACATCGTAATCAACAAGCGTGCGCTTGAAGAGTACTTCGGTCGTCCAACTTCTTGCATGGTTGTTAAGCAACCTCTTGAATTGGTAGACATGGTAGAGAAACTAGATCTATACGTAACTGTAAAAGGTGGCGGTATTTCTGGTCAAGCGGGTGCAATCCGTCACGGTATCACTCGTGCTCTAATGGAATACGATGAATCTCTACGTCCTGCTCTACGTGCTGCTGGCTACGTTACTCGTGACGCTCGTTGCGTTGAACGTAAGAAAGTTGGTCTACGTAAAGCACGTCGTCGTCCACAGTTTCTCTAA
- the petA gene encoding ubiquinol-cytochrome c reductase iron-sulfur subunit translates to MSNAPLNNGRRRFLTATTAVVGGLGAAAVAVPFIKSWNPSAKAKAAGAPVEVDISKIEAGQMIRVEWQGKPVWVVRRTQEVLENLKTIGGQLRDPQSEMEQQPAYAQNEFRSIKPEFFIAVGFCTHLGCSPTYLPDSFSEQVQGVKSGFFCPCHGSKFDMAGRVFQGVPAPLNLVIPKHMYLSDDKLLIGVDEGDA, encoded by the coding sequence ATGAGCAACGCGCCTTTAAATAACGGCCGCAGGCGTTTTCTGACCGCAACAACCGCAGTGGTTGGTGGGTTGGGGGCAGCTGCCGTCGCCGTTCCTTTTATCAAATCCTGGAATCCGAGTGCCAAAGCGAAAGCAGCGGGTGCGCCGGTGGAAGTGGATATCAGTAAAATTGAAGCCGGTCAGATGATTCGCGTCGAGTGGCAAGGCAAACCTGTTTGGGTTGTACGCCGCACACAAGAAGTTCTGGAAAACCTGAAAACGATTGGTGGTCAACTTCGTGATCCTCAGTCCGAAATGGAACAACAACCAGCTTATGCTCAGAATGAGTTTCGCTCAATTAAGCCTGAGTTCTTCATCGCGGTTGGTTTTTGTACACACTTGGGATGTTCCCCAACGTACTTACCGGATTCTTTCTCAGAGCAAGTTCAAGGGGTTAAATCGGGCTTCTTCTGTCCATGCCATGGTTCTAAGTTTGACATGGCTGGGCGAGTATTCCAGGGCGTTCCAGCTCCATTGAACCTAGTTATTCCTAAACACATGTATTTGAGCGATGACAAGCTACTGATTGGTGTTGACGAGGGAGATGCATAA
- a CDS encoding cytochrome bc complex cytochrome b subunit gives MQALLDWVEKRIPAMNAYKKHLSEYPMPKNFNFWYLFGSLAMLVLVNQILTGIWLTMNYVPSGEGAFASIEYIMRDVEYGWLLRYMHSTGASAFFVVVYLHMFRGLIYGSYQKPRELLWIFGMLIFLVLMAEAFMGYLLPWGQMSYWGAQVIISLFGAIPVIGDDLTLWIRGDYIISGATLNRFFALHVIALPIVLLLLIVLHILALHEVGSNNPDGIETKLPKGKMGADYKSQFKFHEYYSNKYDIIDSIPFHPYGTVKDLVGVAGFLFLFCYVLFFNPEMGGYFLEPPNFEAANPLKTPEHIAPVWYFTPFYAILRAVPDKLIGVVAMGLSIVFLFLLPWFDRCKVRSYRYRSKIHLINIIQFTISFIALGILGALPATPTYTLLAQIFSLGYFMFFILLYVYSKNEATKPLPERVTFK, from the coding sequence ATGCAAGCACTGTTAGATTGGGTTGAGAAACGAATCCCAGCGATGAATGCTTACAAAAAGCATTTGTCCGAATACCCGATGCCAAAGAACTTCAACTTTTGGTACCTTTTTGGTTCTTTAGCCATGCTTGTTCTCGTCAATCAGATCCTAACGGGAATTTGGCTGACGATGAACTACGTTCCTTCGGGTGAAGGTGCGTTTGCTTCAATCGAATACATCATGCGCGATGTGGAGTACGGCTGGTTGTTGCGTTATATGCACTCGACTGGCGCGTCTGCATTCTTCGTCGTCGTTTATCTGCATATGTTCCGTGGCTTGATTTACGGTTCATACCAGAAGCCACGTGAGTTGCTATGGATCTTCGGTATGTTGATCTTTTTGGTGCTAATGGCAGAAGCCTTTATGGGATATCTACTGCCTTGGGGCCAAATGTCTTACTGGGGCGCTCAGGTAATCATTTCGCTGTTTGGTGCGATTCCGGTTATCGGCGATGATCTTACACTGTGGATTCGTGGTGATTACATCATCTCAGGTGCGACGTTAAACCGCTTCTTTGCACTGCACGTTATTGCCTTGCCGATTGTACTGCTACTGCTTATCGTACTGCATATTCTGGCTCTGCACGAAGTAGGGTCTAACAACCCAGACGGTATCGAGACCAAGCTGCCAAAAGGTAAAATGGGCGCGGATTACAAGTCGCAGTTCAAGTTCCATGAATACTACTCAAACAAATACGACATCATCGATTCGATTCCATTCCACCCATATGGAACGGTGAAAGATTTGGTGGGTGTCGCCGGGTTCCTGTTCTTGTTCTGTTACGTGTTGTTCTTTAATCCAGAGATGGGCGGTTACTTCCTTGAGCCACCTAACTTTGAAGCAGCAAACCCACTAAAAACGCCAGAGCATATCGCTCCGGTATGGTACTTCACCCCGTTTTATGCAATTTTGCGTGCGGTACCTGACAAGTTGATTGGTGTCGTTGCAATGGGACTTTCGATTGTCTTCTTGTTCCTACTGCCGTGGTTTGATCGTTGTAAAGTTCGCTCTTACCGTTATCGTAGCAAAATTCATTTGATTAACATCATCCAGTTTACGATCAGCTTTATTGCTCTGGGTATTCTTGGTGCGTTGCCTGCAACCCCGACATACACATTGCTCGCGCAGATCTTTAGCTTAGGTTATTTCATGTTCTTTATTCTCCTGTATGTGTACAGCAAGAACGAAGCAACAAAACCATTACCAGAGAGGGTGACATTCAAATGA
- a CDS encoding cytochrome c1 — MKKWIVILFAMLPSLAMAAGANVHLDKANVDLSDQASLQNGAKLFMNYCFGCHSTQYQRYERVANDIGIPTDLMKDNLMFNPESKIGDLMVNAMPPKQAANWFGAPPPDLTLVARVRGADWIYTYLRSFYVDPSRPFGVNNIVFPSVGMPHVLEELQGIPTPVYETKVVDGHEVQVVVGTESDGTGELSKGEYDRAVLDLVNFLVYSGDPVKLERHNLGWWVMAFLVLFTIVVVMLKKEYWRDVH; from the coding sequence ATGAAGAAATGGATTGTAATTCTGTTTGCGATGTTGCCATCACTGGCGATGGCGGCGGGTGCTAATGTTCACTTGGATAAGGCAAATGTTGACCTATCCGATCAGGCATCGTTGCAAAACGGCGCAAAACTGTTTATGAACTACTGTTTCGGCTGCCACTCAACGCAATATCAGCGTTATGAGCGTGTTGCAAATGACATCGGTATTCCAACGGATCTGATGAAAGACAACCTGATGTTTAATCCAGAGTCGAAAATTGGTGACTTGATGGTCAATGCCATGCCACCTAAACAAGCGGCAAACTGGTTCGGTGCGCCGCCACCAGATTTGACCTTGGTGGCTCGTGTGCGTGGTGCTGACTGGATTTACACCTACTTACGTTCGTTTTATGTGGATCCATCGCGCCCATTTGGTGTCAACAACATCGTTTTCCCAAGTGTAGGTATGCCTCATGTGCTCGAAGAGTTACAAGGCATTCCAACACCAGTATACGAAACCAAAGTTGTTGACGGCCACGAAGTGCAAGTTGTAGTCGGCACCGAAAGTGACGGTACTGGTGAGCTGAGTAAGGGCGAATACGACAGAGCTGTGCTTGATCTGGTTAACTTCCTCGTTTACTCGGGTGACCCAGTGAAACTTGAGCGTCATAATCTTGGCTGGTGGGTTATGGCCTTCCTTGTGCTGTTTACTATCGTGGTTGTGATGCTGAAGAAAGAGTATTGGCGCGATGTGCATTAA
- the sspA gene encoding stringent starvation protein SspA has product MALAANKRSVMTLFSSASDLYSHQVRIVLAEKGVSVEVELVDETNLPAELIELNPYKSVPTLVDRELALYDSKIIMEYLDERFPHPPLMPVYPVARGNSRLMMYRIERNWYSLAEKVAKGNGEESEKARVKLRNDLLTLGPLFGEYEYFMSEEFSLVDCYLAPLLWRLPQLGIELVGPGSKEIKTYMNRVFERDSFLASLTEAEREMRLVR; this is encoded by the coding sequence ATGGCTTTAGCTGCCAATAAACGTTCTGTGATGACTTTATTCTCAAGTGCATCAGATTTGTACAGCCACCAGGTGCGTATTGTTCTGGCTGAGAAAGGGGTAAGTGTTGAGGTTGAACTGGTTGATGAAACCAACTTACCAGCAGAGCTTATCGAGCTAAATCCTTACAAGTCAGTGCCAACTCTGGTGGATCGCGAACTGGCATTGTACGACTCTAAGATCATCATGGAGTACTTGGATGAGCGCTTCCCACACCCGCCATTGATGCCTGTATACCCTGTTGCTCGCGGTAACAGCCGTCTGATGATGTACCGTATCGAACGTAACTGGTATTCATTAGCGGAGAAAGTGGCGAAAGGCAACGGTGAAGAGTCAGAGAAAGCGCGTGTTAAACTGCGTAATGATCTGCTGACATTAGGGCCACTTTTTGGTGAATATGAGTACTTCATGAGTGAAGAGTTCAGCTTGGTCGATTGCTATCTTGCCCCATTATTGTGGCGTTTACCTCAATTGGGTATTGAGCTCGTTGGTCCTGGCTCTAAAGAGATCAAGACTTATATGAACCGTGTTTTTGAACGTGATTCATTCCTCGCTTCTTTGACTGAAGCTGAACGTGAGATGCGTCTGGTTCGTTAA
- the sspB gene encoding ClpXP protease specificity-enhancing factor produces the protein MEIANMTARRPYMLRAFYDWLVDNDLTPHLVVQATMPGVRVPLEFVQDGQIILNIAPRAVGQLELGNEAISFHARFSGRPHSVIVPLHAVLAIYARENGAGTMFEPEEAYTNVTGEIEEEWLDDVDDSELLLDDLDSDTASTENSNAEPTRPKGKPSLRVVK, from the coding sequence ATGGAAATTGCTAATATGACTGCCCGCCGCCCCTATATGCTCCGTGCATTTTATGATTGGCTGGTGGACAACGATCTGACCCCGCATCTGGTGGTTCAGGCGACAATGCCGGGTGTTCGAGTACCGCTTGAGTTTGTTCAAGATGGACAGATCATCTTAAATATTGCGCCAAGAGCAGTAGGCCAGCTTGAACTTGGCAATGAGGCGATTTCGTTCCATGCTCGTTTTAGTGGTCGTCCTCATTCCGTCATCGTACCGCTTCATGCTGTGTTGGCGATTTATGCTCGAGAGAACGGCGCTGGCACCATGTTTGAGCCAGAAGAAGCCTACACCAACGTGACTGGTGAGATTGAAGAAGAGTGGCTTGATGACGTAGATGATTCGGAGTTGTTATTAGATGACCTTGATTCAGACACTGCTTCAACAGAAAACTCTAACGCTGAACCGACTCGACCTAAAGGCAAGCCAAGCTTAAGAGTGGTCAAATAA
- a CDS encoding BON domain-containing protein, with product MLRYSLLLISTLMLSGCAGLFIAGAATTANIVTDTRTTKEIWQDNNIEFEIAAIGNKAPYVGNVRIVASSYNGTVVLMGQASSAEERASFESQARNVKGVTVLHNQIRVKAPLGVSEISNDSWITTKVKSALLAESELNGVKVKVITEDKEVFLFGYVTEAQAKKATEIARNISGVKQVIRAFEYGNAKTAEQ from the coding sequence ATGTTGCGTTACTCACTATTGCTAATCTCAACCCTGATGCTCAGCGGATGCGCAGGGCTGTTTATTGCTGGTGCGGCAACCACCGCGAATATCGTCACTGATACCAGAACCACCAAAGAGATTTGGCAGGACAACAATATCGAGTTTGAAATTGCCGCTATCGGCAATAAAGCCCCATATGTGGGCAATGTCAGAATCGTGGCCAGTTCATACAACGGTACGGTGGTTTTGATGGGGCAGGCTTCTAGCGCCGAAGAACGGGCAAGCTTCGAAAGCCAGGCGCGCAACGTTAAAGGGGTTACCGTACTGCACAATCAGATCCGGGTGAAAGCGCCGCTCGGTGTCTCTGAAATCAGTAACGACAGTTGGATAACCACTAAGGTCAAATCCGCATTGTTGGCCGAATCGGAGCTCAATGGCGTAAAAGTCAAAGTGATTACCGAAGATAAAGAGGTATTTCTGTTTGGCTACGTCACAGAGGCTCAAGCGAAAAAGGCCACTGAAATCGCTCGCAACATTTCTGGCGTTAAACAAGTGATCCGCGCCTTTGAATATGGCAACGCGAAAACCGCAGAGCAGTAA
- a CDS encoding YraN family protein yields the protein MALFNRRAVGDQYESLAKHWLIRQGLVFIEQNFNTKLGEIDLIFRDGETIVFVEVKYRKSVYYGHAAEMVSAAKANKLLKTAYLWLDQHGYNACNTAIRFDVIAIHNNGDDLQWIDNAITQG from the coding sequence ATGGCGCTCTTTAATCGCCGCGCTGTCGGTGACCAATACGAATCCCTGGCAAAGCATTGGCTTATTCGCCAGGGATTGGTGTTTATTGAACAAAACTTCAACACTAAATTAGGTGAAATTGACCTTATTTTCCGCGATGGTGAAACCATTGTGTTTGTAGAAGTAAAATACCGGAAAAGCGTATACTACGGCCACGCCGCCGAAATGGTCTCTGCCGCAAAAGCAAACAAGTTACTCAAAACCGCTTATCTTTGGCTAGACCAACACGGATACAACGCTTGTAACACCGCGATCCGCTTTGATGTGATTGCAATACACAATAATGGCGACGATCTCCAGTGGATAGATAACGCCATCACGCAAGGATAA